One genomic window of Globicephala melas chromosome 8, mGloMel1.2, whole genome shotgun sequence includes the following:
- the SERPINH1 gene encoding serpin H1, with translation MRALLLVSTFCLLARALAAEVKKPAATAAPGPAEKLSPKAATFAERSAGLAFSLYQAMAKDQAVENILLSPVVVASSLGLVSLGGKAATASQAKAVLSAEQLRDEEVHAGLGELLRSLSNSTARNVTWKLGSRLYGPSSVSFAEDFVRSSKQHYNCEHSKINFRDKRSALQSINEWAAQTTDGKLPEVTKDVERTDGALLVNAMFFKPHWDERFHHKMVDNRGFMVTRSYTVGVTMMHRTGLYNYYDDEKEKLQIVEMPLAHKLSSLIIIMPHHVEPLERLEKLLTEEQLKTWMGKIQKKAVAISLPKGVVEVTHDLQKHLAGLGLTEAIDKNKADLSRMSGKKDLYLASVFHATAFEWDTDGNPFDQDIYGREELRSPKLFYADHPFIFLVRDTQSGSLLFIGRLVRPKGDKMRDEL, from the exons ATGCGTGCCCTTCTGCTCGTCAGCACCTTCTGCCTACTGGCCAGGGCCCTGGCCGCCGAGGTGAAGAAACCCGCGGCTACAGCAGCTCCCGGACCGGCTGAGAAGCTGAGCCCCAAGGCGGCCACGTTTGCTGAGCGCAGCGCCGGCCTGGCCTTCAGCCTGTACCAGGCCATGGCCAAGGACCAGGCGGTGGAGAACATCCTGCTGTCGCCTGTGGTGGTGGCCTCGTCCCTGGGGCTAGTGTCGCTGGGCGGCAAGGCGGCCACGGCGTCACAGGCCAAGGCGGTGCTGAGCGCCGAGCAGCTGCGCGACGAGGAGGTGCACGCGGGCCTGGGCGAGCTGCTGCGCTCGCTCAGCAACAGCACGGCGCGCAACGTGACGTGGAAGCTGGGCAGCCGCCTGTATGGGCCCAGCTCGGTGAGCTTCGCAGAGGACTTCGTGCGCAGCAGCAAGCAGCACTACAATTGCGAGCACTCCAAGATCAACTTCCGCGACAAGCGCAGCGCCCTGCAGTCCATCAACGAGTGGGCGGCGCAGACCACCGACGGCAAGCTGCCCGAGGTCACCAAAGACGTGGAGCGCACCGACGGCGCGCTGCTGGTCAATGCTATGTTCTTCAAGC CACACTGGGATGAGAGATTCCACCACAAGATGGTGGACAATCGAGGCTTCATGGTGACCCGTTCCTATACCGTGGGCGTCACCATGATGCACCGAACAG GTCTCTACAACTACTATGATGACGAGAAGGAGAAGCTGCAAATCGTGGAGATGCCCCTGGCGCACAAGCTCTCCAGCCTCATCATCATCATGCCCCACCACGTGGAGCCCCTGGAGCGCCTTGAGAAGCTGCTGACCGAAGAGCAGCTGAAGACCTGGATGGGGAAGATTCAGAAGAAGGCTGTTGCCATCTCCCTGCCCAAGGGTGTGGTAGAGGTGACCCACGACCTGCAG AAACACCTGGCTGGGCTGGGTCTGACTGAGGCCATCGACAAGAACAAGGCAGACCTGTCTCGCATGTCCGGCAAGAAGGACCTGTACCTGGCCAGTGTTTTCCACGCCACCGCCTTCGAGTGGGACACAGACGGCAACCCCTTCGACCAGGACATCTATGGGCGTGAGGAGCTGCGCAGCCCCAAGCTCTTCTACGCTGACCACCCCTTCATCTTCCTGGTTCGAGACACCCAGAGCGGCTCCCTGCTGTTCATCGGGCGCCTGGTCCGGCCCAAGGGTGACAAGATGCGAGACGAGTTGTAG